One stretch of Clavibacter californiensis DNA includes these proteins:
- a CDS encoding DUF4190 domain-containing protein: protein MTDPQNPDRSHDGFPPAPSQPAYPAAPAAGSPYAAPYQPGQGGAPKKGLAITSMVLGIVSVVLSLPLWFLTFFVGIAAIITGVLARKRNPGTKGFWLTGIILGIVGVLVSIVVVLVVVVFVNTAIQTGEINGTPIPTAP from the coding sequence ATGACCGATCCGCAGAACCCGGACCGCTCCCACGACGGCTTCCCGCCCGCGCCGAGCCAGCCCGCCTACCCGGCCGCTCCCGCCGCCGGCTCGCCCTACGCGGCGCCCTACCAGCCCGGCCAGGGCGGTGCGCCCAAGAAGGGCCTCGCCATCACCTCGATGGTGCTCGGCATCGTGTCCGTGGTCCTGTCGCTCCCACTGTGGTTCCTCACGTTCTTCGTGGGCATCGCGGCGATCATCACGGGCGTGCTCGCGCGCAAGCGCAACCCCGGGACCAAGGGCTTCTGGCTCACCGGCATCATCCTCGGCATCGTCGGCGTGCTCGTCAGCATCGTCGTGGTCCTCGTCGTCGTCGTGTTCGTGAACACCGCGATCCAGACCGGCGAGATCAACGGCACGCCGATCCCGACCGCGCCGTAA
- the alr gene encoding alanine racemase — translation MSDIVPDIVPVPVPVPVPAGSVSPGRRAVVDLDAIRHNVRTLAALAAPARTMVAVKADAYGHGALQVARAALEAGAESLAVLDVASAVELRRAGITARLLAWLHGVDTDFRIAVEEGLDLGVSAMWELERIAAAGRATGIRARVHLKADTGLSRNGATPELWPDLVRAAVAADAAGELTLHALWSHLADASPEDDDAALARFHEAVRVAEELGARPVEKHLAASSAGIRLPAARFDMVRFGIAVYGISPFDDRSGRDLGLIPAMTLEADVVSVKRVEAGHGVSYGLDHRTAGPSTLVLVPLGYADGIPRIAAPRASVLLNGRRFPIAGRIAMDQLVLDVGDMPVEVGDTAVVLGPGDRGEPTAEEWAGWAETIGDEIVTRVGPRVDRVHLHEHAGAEGADAEDAAAEVLSDELVPVATTDDMEELGRALAGELGAGDLVVLSGPLGAGKTTFTRGLGAGLGVRGPVASPTFVLARTHPSLVDGPPLVHVDAYRLADARELDDLDIDFARSVVVVEWGEGKLDGVAEEWWDLRIARPTGAGDADPAAADHAAADGGADADPDADADAAPEEPRTVRIRRLRARPRA, via the coding sequence GTGAGCGACATCGTGCCCGACATCGTGCCCGTGCCCGTGCCCGTGCCCGTGCCCGCGGGATCCGTCTCGCCCGGCCGCCGCGCCGTCGTCGACCTCGACGCGATCCGCCACAACGTCCGCACGCTCGCGGCGCTCGCCGCCCCCGCGCGCACGATGGTCGCCGTGAAGGCCGACGCCTACGGGCACGGCGCGCTCCAGGTCGCGCGCGCCGCCCTCGAGGCCGGCGCCGAGAGCCTCGCCGTGCTCGACGTCGCGTCGGCGGTCGAGCTCCGTCGGGCCGGCATCACCGCCCGCCTCCTCGCCTGGCTGCACGGCGTCGACACCGATTTCCGGATCGCCGTGGAGGAGGGGCTCGACCTCGGCGTCTCGGCGATGTGGGAGCTGGAGCGCATCGCGGCCGCCGGGCGCGCCACGGGGATCCGCGCCCGCGTGCACCTCAAGGCCGACACCGGACTCAGCCGCAACGGCGCCACCCCGGAGCTCTGGCCGGATCTCGTGCGCGCGGCCGTCGCCGCCGACGCAGCGGGCGAGCTGACGCTGCACGCGCTGTGGTCGCACCTGGCCGATGCCTCGCCCGAGGATGACGACGCCGCGCTCGCCCGGTTCCACGAGGCCGTGCGCGTGGCCGAGGAGCTGGGCGCGCGCCCGGTCGAGAAGCACCTGGCGGCGAGCTCCGCGGGGATCCGCCTGCCCGCCGCCCGCTTCGACATGGTGCGCTTCGGCATCGCGGTCTACGGCATCTCGCCGTTCGACGACCGCTCCGGCCGCGACCTCGGCCTGATCCCGGCCATGACGCTCGAGGCCGACGTCGTCTCCGTCAAGCGCGTCGAGGCCGGGCACGGCGTCTCCTACGGGCTGGATCACCGCACCGCCGGGCCGTCGACGCTCGTGCTCGTGCCGCTCGGCTACGCCGACGGCATCCCGCGCATCGCCGCCCCGCGCGCCTCCGTGCTGCTGAACGGCCGCCGCTTCCCGATCGCCGGCCGCATCGCCATGGACCAGCTCGTGCTCGACGTCGGCGACATGCCCGTCGAGGTCGGCGACACCGCCGTGGTCCTCGGCCCCGGCGACCGCGGCGAGCCCACCGCCGAGGAGTGGGCCGGCTGGGCCGAGACCATCGGCGACGAGATCGTGACCCGCGTCGGACCGCGCGTCGACCGGGTGCACCTGCACGAGCACGCGGGCGCCGAGGGTGCGGACGCCGAGGACGCCGCCGCCGAGGTCCTCTCCGACGAGCTCGTCCCCGTCGCGACCACGGACGACATGGAGGAGCTCGGCCGCGCCCTCGCGGGCGAGCTGGGCGCGGGCGACCTCGTCGTCCTCTCCGGGCCGCTCGGCGCGGGCAAGACCACGTTCACGCGCGGGCTCGGCGCGGGCCTCGGCGTCCGCGGTCCCGTCGCGAGCCCCACCTTCGTGCTCGCGCGCACGCATCCGAGCCTCGTCGACGGCCCGCCGCTCGTGCACGTGGACGCCTACCGCCTGGCCGACGCCCGCGAGCTCGACGACCTCGACATCGACTTCGCGCGCTCCGTCGTGGTGGTCGAGTGGGGCGAGGGCAAGCTCGACGGCGTCGCGGAGGAGTGGTGGGATCTGCGCATCGCGCGGCCGACGGGCGCGGGCGACGCGGATCCTGCCGCGGCCGACCACGCCGCCGCGGACGGCGGCGCCGACGCGGACCCGGACGCCGACGCCGACGCCGCCCCCGAGGAGCCCCGCACCGTCCGCATCCGGCGGCTCCGCGCGCGGCCCCGCGCCTAG
- a CDS encoding class I SAM-dependent methyltransferase has protein sequence MDQTDLREVLSLEGLRLLDSLPAPAPGDDMVRMVSALRGEGHSPALVSAVLTQSRLRAKAGVKFGEFAARMLFTEAGLEQATRLPVAAQHAGRFQQAGVAHVADLGCGIGGDAMAMAAIGIRVTAVERDEVTAAVAGWNLAPFPEAEVEQGTAEAFDAGRVDGVYLDPARRTDGHSSTRRISDPDAYSPTLSAAFGLAAGRAAGIKLGPGLDRDLIPAEAEAQWVSVDGQAVEMGLWFGPTRRDGIRRAALVISGGAQAELTSAADSEDAELGELGAHLYEPDGAVIRARLIGDLARSLDGRMVGDGIAWITSEREQATPFARGFRVREVLPLDEQRLKRELRARGIGTLEIKKRGVDVDPARLRTRLQLKGDGSATLIATRVGGRRVAILADRHGVAAG, from the coding sequence ATGGATCAGACCGACCTCCGCGAGGTGCTCTCGCTCGAGGGGCTCCGCCTGCTCGACTCCCTTCCCGCGCCCGCGCCGGGGGACGACATGGTGCGGATGGTGAGCGCGCTGCGCGGCGAGGGGCACTCCCCGGCGCTCGTGTCCGCCGTCCTCACGCAGTCGCGGCTGCGAGCGAAGGCCGGGGTCAAGTTCGGCGAGTTCGCCGCGCGCATGCTCTTCACGGAGGCCGGGCTCGAGCAGGCGACGCGGTTGCCCGTCGCCGCGCAGCACGCGGGGCGCTTCCAGCAGGCGGGCGTCGCGCACGTGGCCGACCTCGGCTGCGGGATCGGCGGGGACGCGATGGCGATGGCGGCCATCGGGATCCGCGTCACGGCCGTCGAGCGCGACGAGGTGACCGCGGCGGTCGCCGGCTGGAACCTCGCGCCGTTCCCCGAGGCCGAGGTCGAGCAGGGCACGGCCGAGGCGTTCGACGCCGGCCGCGTCGACGGCGTCTACCTCGACCCCGCGCGGCGCACGGACGGCCACTCGTCGACGCGCCGCATCTCGGATCCGGATGCGTACTCCCCCACGCTCTCCGCCGCGTTCGGGCTGGCCGCGGGCCGGGCCGCGGGCATCAAGCTCGGACCGGGCCTCGACCGCGACCTCATCCCCGCGGAGGCGGAGGCGCAGTGGGTCTCGGTCGATGGGCAGGCCGTGGAGATGGGCCTCTGGTTCGGGCCGACGCGGCGAGACGGGATCCGGCGGGCGGCCCTCGTGATCAGCGGCGGAGCCCAGGCGGAGCTCACGTCGGCGGCCGACAGCGAGGATGCCGAGCTCGGCGAGCTGGGCGCGCACCTGTACGAGCCGGACGGCGCCGTGATCCGCGCCCGCCTCATCGGCGACCTGGCGCGCTCGCTCGACGGGCGGATGGTCGGCGACGGCATCGCGTGGATCACGTCCGAGCGAGAGCAGGCGACGCCGTTCGCGCGCGGCTTCCGGGTGCGCGAGGTGCTGCCGCTCGACGAGCAGCGGCTGAAGCGCGAGCTGCGGGCGCGCGGGATCGGGACGCTGGAGATCAAGAAGCGCGGGGTCGACGTGGATCCGGCGCGGCTGCGCACGCGGCTGCAGCTGAAGGGCGACGGATCGGCGACGCTGATCGCGACCCGGGTCGGCGGGCGGCGGGTGGCGATCCTCGCGGACCGGCACGGGGTCGCCGCGGGCTGA
- a CDS encoding holo-ACP synthase, with the protein MIRGIGVDVVDVARFARSAERAPGLVPRLFAPGERSLPARSLAARFAAKEALIKALGGPGGISWQDMEVVRDDHGDPSFRVGGVVAEVAAARGVTRIHLSMSHDAGLATAFVVTEGDDL; encoded by the coding sequence GTGATCAGGGGCATCGGCGTCGACGTGGTCGACGTCGCGCGGTTCGCCCGGAGCGCCGAGCGCGCTCCGGGCCTCGTGCCGCGCCTGTTCGCGCCCGGTGAGCGATCCCTGCCCGCGCGCTCGCTCGCCGCCCGGTTCGCGGCGAAGGAGGCGCTCATCAAGGCGCTCGGCGGTCCCGGCGGGATCAGCTGGCAGGACATGGAGGTCGTCCGGGACGACCACGGCGACCCGTCGTTCCGCGTGGGCGGCGTCGTCGCCGAGGTGGCGGCCGCGCGGGGCGTGACGCGGATCCACCTGAGCATGAGCCACGACGCCGGCCTCGCCACCGCGTTCGTGGTGACCGAGGGGGACGACCTGTGA
- the rarD gene encoding EamA family transporter RarD, which produces MTRPAPETSTRTGLLAAVGAYGLWGVLPVFFLLLVPAGAFEIVGWRILFSLVVCAIVITAARRWSRVVAIVRRPRILLGLGLAGHLILVNWTVYVYGTLSGHVVETALGYFINPIVTVLLGVILLRERLRPLQWTAVGLSAVAVAVIAVGYGQLPWVSLALAGSFGLYGLVKKRVSGGADALSGLALETAWLVPAATTMLVITGAGAGLTIGTVSLGHTLLMVSTGVVTAGPLLLFGFAAGRLPLSVIGLTQYLAPLLQFAFGVFVMQEAMPPERWAGFAIVWAALALLTIDMIRASRRTLSVAAPAQKVPAVVDGI; this is translated from the coding sequence GTGACGCGCCCCGCCCCCGAGACCTCGACCCGCACCGGTCTCCTCGCCGCCGTCGGCGCGTACGGCCTGTGGGGCGTCCTCCCCGTCTTCTTCCTGCTGCTCGTGCCGGCGGGGGCGTTCGAGATCGTCGGCTGGCGGATCCTCTTCTCGCTCGTCGTCTGCGCCATCGTCATCACGGCCGCCCGGCGCTGGTCGCGCGTGGTCGCCATCGTGCGCCGCCCGCGGATCCTCCTCGGGCTCGGCCTGGCGGGCCACCTGATCCTGGTCAACTGGACCGTGTACGTCTACGGCACGCTCTCCGGCCACGTCGTCGAGACCGCGCTCGGCTACTTCATCAACCCGATCGTCACGGTGCTGCTCGGCGTGATCCTCCTGCGCGAGCGCCTGCGCCCGTTGCAGTGGACCGCCGTGGGCCTGTCCGCCGTCGCGGTGGCCGTCATCGCCGTCGGCTACGGGCAGCTGCCGTGGGTGTCGCTCGCGCTCGCCGGGTCGTTCGGGCTCTACGGGCTGGTGAAGAAGCGCGTGAGCGGGGGAGCCGACGCCCTCTCCGGCCTCGCGCTGGAGACGGCCTGGCTGGTGCCCGCCGCCACGACGATGCTCGTGATCACGGGCGCGGGCGCTGGCCTCACCATCGGCACGGTGTCGCTCGGGCACACGCTGCTGATGGTCAGCACGGGCGTCGTGACCGCGGGCCCGCTCCTCCTCTTCGGATTCGCCGCCGGGCGCCTGCCGCTCTCGGTGATCGGGCTCACGCAGTACCTGGCGCCTCTGCTGCAATTCGCGTTCGGCGTCTTCGTGATGCAGGAGGCCATGCCGCCCGAGCGGTGGGCCGGATTCGCGATCGTGTGGGCGGCGCTCGCGCTGCTCACGATCGACATGATCCGTGCGTCCCGCCGCACGCTTTCCGTCGCGGCACCCGCGCAGAAGGTTCCGGCGGTCGTCGACGGCATCTGA
- the glmS gene encoding glutamine--fructose-6-phosphate transaminase (isomerizing), producing the protein MCGIVGYVGEARSLEVLLGGLRRLEYRGYDSAGVAVLDADGTLGVRKRAGKLDRLLEDLEASPLPNGSTGIGHTRWATHGGPTDRNAHPHLGDDGKLALIHNGIIENFAELKDDLLADGYTFESDTDTEVAAQLLGREYGVTHDLEQAFRNTVSRLEGAFTLLAVHRDQPGLVVGARRNSPLVIGLGDGENFLGSDVAAFVEFTRRAVAIGQDQMVAIRPDSVTVTDFHGAPVETHEFEIAWDASASEKGGWSSFMAKEISEGPDAVANTLRGRIVDGVVVLPDLDAIGEVDLAEVSRIVIVACGTAAYSGILGKYAIEKWARVPVEVELAHEFRYRDPVLDATTLVISISQSGETMDTLLAVRYAREAGARVLSICNTQGATIPRESEAVVYTHAGPEVAVASTKAFVAQVAALYLFGLHLARIRGTLSADEIVANTEELLAVPEKLATVVEQGEKISQLAKWMADTRAVLFLGRNVGFPVALEGALKLKELAYIHAEGFAAGELKHGPIALIEPGQPVFVIVPSPVHQLALHKKVISNIEEIRARGARVIAIAEQGDAFVLPHADEVIPIPLAAPLFEPLLAVTPLQIFAMELAAAKGLDVDQPRNLAKSVTVE; encoded by the coding sequence ATGTGCGGAATCGTGGGTTACGTCGGTGAGGCCAGGAGCCTCGAGGTCCTCCTCGGAGGGCTGCGGAGGCTGGAGTACCGCGGATACGACTCCGCGGGCGTGGCCGTCCTCGACGCGGACGGGACGCTCGGCGTCCGCAAGCGCGCCGGCAAGCTCGACCGCCTGCTGGAGGACCTCGAGGCGTCGCCGCTGCCGAACGGATCCACCGGCATCGGCCACACGCGCTGGGCCACGCACGGCGGTCCCACCGACCGCAACGCGCACCCGCACCTGGGCGACGACGGCAAGCTCGCCCTCATCCACAACGGGATCATCGAGAACTTCGCGGAGCTCAAGGACGACCTCCTCGCGGACGGCTACACCTTCGAGAGCGATACCGACACCGAGGTCGCCGCGCAGCTGCTCGGCCGCGAGTACGGGGTCACGCACGACCTCGAGCAGGCCTTCCGGAACACCGTGAGCCGCCTCGAGGGCGCGTTCACGCTGCTCGCCGTGCACCGCGACCAGCCGGGGCTCGTGGTCGGCGCCCGCCGCAACTCGCCGCTCGTCATCGGGCTGGGCGACGGCGAGAACTTCCTCGGATCCGACGTCGCCGCGTTCGTGGAGTTCACGCGCCGCGCGGTCGCCATCGGCCAGGACCAGATGGTCGCCATCCGCCCCGACTCCGTCACCGTCACAGACTTCCACGGCGCGCCCGTCGAGACGCACGAGTTCGAGATCGCCTGGGACGCCTCCGCATCCGAGAAGGGCGGCTGGTCGAGCTTCATGGCGAAGGAGATCAGCGAGGGCCCGGACGCGGTGGCCAACACGCTCCGCGGCCGCATCGTCGACGGCGTCGTCGTGCTGCCCGACCTCGACGCGATCGGCGAGGTCGACCTCGCCGAGGTCTCGCGCATCGTCATCGTCGCGTGCGGCACCGCCGCCTACTCGGGGATCCTCGGCAAGTACGCCATCGAGAAGTGGGCCCGCGTCCCCGTGGAGGTCGAGCTCGCGCACGAGTTCCGCTACCGCGACCCCGTGCTCGACGCGACGACTCTCGTGATCTCCATCAGCCAGTCCGGCGAGACCATGGACACGCTCCTGGCCGTGCGCTACGCCCGCGAGGCCGGGGCGCGCGTGCTCTCCATCTGCAACACGCAGGGCGCCACCATCCCGCGCGAGTCCGAGGCGGTCGTCTACACGCACGCGGGCCCCGAGGTCGCGGTCGCGTCCACGAAGGCGTTCGTCGCGCAGGTCGCCGCCCTGTACCTCTTCGGCCTGCACCTCGCGCGCATCCGCGGCACGCTGTCGGCCGACGAGATCGTCGCCAACACGGAGGAGCTGCTGGCCGTGCCGGAGAAGCTCGCCACCGTCGTGGAGCAGGGCGAGAAGATCAGCCAGCTCGCGAAGTGGATGGCCGACACGCGCGCCGTGCTCTTCCTCGGCCGCAACGTGGGCTTCCCGGTCGCGCTCGAGGGCGCGCTGAAGCTCAAGGAGCTCGCCTACATCCACGCCGAGGGCTTCGCCGCGGGCGAGCTCAAGCACGGGCCCATCGCGCTCATCGAGCCGGGGCAGCCCGTGTTCGTCATCGTGCCGAGCCCCGTGCACCAGCTCGCGCTGCACAAGAAGGTCATCTCCAACATCGAGGAGATCCGCGCGCGCGGCGCCCGCGTGATCGCCATCGCCGAGCAGGGCGACGCGTTCGTCCTGCCGCACGCCGACGAGGTCATCCCGATCCCGCTCGCCGCGCCGCTGTTCGAGCCGCTGCTGGCCGTCACGCCGCTGCAGATCTTCGCGATGGAGCTCGCCGCGGCCAAGGGCCTCGACGTCGACCAGCCGCGCAACCTCGCGAAGTCCGTCACGGTCGAGTGA
- the tsaB gene encoding tRNA (adenosine(37)-N6)-threonylcarbamoyltransferase complex dimerization subunit type 1 TsaB — translation MLLAIDTSAGTGVAVIDPDGRVLAERQEADTMRHAEVIGTLLDECLTASGIERCDVRAVVAGMGPGPFTGLRVGIAAARVFATGLDVRVIPVVSHDAVAHDHYAAGGTGSLVVVTDARRRELYWSVYREPVAGGVAERTAGPGLSKPDDVPTADHRIDAAGVRAASLAQVARRMDELGLPLAADEALYLRSPDVTVSAGPKRVTS, via the coding sequence GTGCTCCTCGCGATCGACACCTCCGCCGGCACGGGCGTCGCCGTCATCGACCCCGACGGCCGCGTGCTCGCCGAGCGCCAGGAGGCCGACACCATGCGGCACGCCGAGGTCATCGGCACGCTGCTCGACGAGTGCCTCACCGCGTCCGGCATCGAGCGCTGCGACGTCCGCGCCGTGGTCGCGGGCATGGGCCCCGGTCCCTTCACCGGCCTCCGCGTCGGCATCGCGGCGGCCCGCGTGTTCGCGACCGGCCTCGACGTGCGCGTGATCCCCGTGGTCAGCCACGACGCCGTCGCCCACGACCACTACGCGGCGGGCGGCACCGGATCCCTCGTGGTCGTCACCGACGCGCGTCGCCGCGAGCTGTACTGGTCCGTCTACCGCGAGCCCGTCGCCGGAGGCGTCGCCGAGCGCACGGCTGGCCCCGGCCTCAGCAAGCCCGACGACGTGCCGACCGCCGACCACCGCATCGACGCGGCGGGCGTCCGCGCGGCGTCCCTCGCGCAGGTCGCCCGCCGGATGGACGAGCTCGGCCTGCCCCTCGCGGCCGACGAGGCGCTCTACCTCCGCTCGCCCGACGTCACCGTCTCCGCCGGCCCGAAGCGGGTCACGTCGTGA
- the tsaD gene encoding tRNA (adenosine(37)-N6)-threonylcarbamoyltransferase complex transferase subunit TsaD, with protein sequence MSVVFRPAEVADLPALMHLETTTFVSDAWSADAMRGELTARHGWYVVAVDDSDGGILGYAGLSCPRGAHAADVQTIAVADGSRGRGIGRALLTRLVAEAHARGAREVLLEVRADNPVAQALYSSLGFDAIAVRPHYYQPDDVDAVVMRVALAATPPEVAEPRDAPAERPASAAPDAEAHVDETAGGDAGPLVLGIETSCDETGIGIVRGQTLLANVISSSMDEHARYGGVVPEVAARAHLEALTPAIDAALAEAGVTLRELDAIAVTAGPGLSGALMVGVGAAKALAVALDIPLHGVNHLVGHVGADLLSTDGGPGIPLETPSIALLVSGGHTSLLLVRDLVDDVELLGETIDDAAGEAFDKVARVLGLPYPGGPHIDRVAADGDPKAIRFPRGLSLPKDMERHRYDFSFSGLKTAVARWVEKRQDAGEPVPVADVAASFREAVVDVLLTKAVAACVDHGIPRLLLGGGVVANARVRELAAERCRAAGIELRIPPLSLCTDNGAMIAALGARLIESGRAPSGLAFGADSTLPVTVVQVG encoded by the coding sequence GTGAGCGTCGTGTTCCGTCCGGCCGAGGTCGCCGACCTGCCCGCGCTGATGCACCTCGAGACCACCACGTTCGTCTCCGACGCCTGGTCGGCCGACGCGATGCGCGGTGAGCTGACGGCTCGCCACGGCTGGTACGTCGTGGCCGTCGACGACTCCGACGGCGGGATCCTCGGCTACGCGGGCCTCTCCTGCCCGCGCGGCGCGCACGCCGCCGACGTCCAGACCATCGCCGTCGCCGACGGCAGCCGGGGCCGGGGGATCGGACGCGCCCTCCTCACTCGTCTCGTCGCCGAAGCGCACGCCCGCGGCGCCCGCGAGGTCCTGCTCGAGGTGCGCGCCGACAACCCGGTCGCGCAGGCCCTGTACTCCTCGCTCGGCTTCGACGCCATCGCAGTGCGACCGCACTACTACCAGCCGGACGACGTGGACGCCGTCGTGATGCGCGTCGCCCTCGCCGCGACGCCGCCGGAGGTCGCCGAGCCGCGGGACGCGCCCGCCGAGCGCCCGGCATCCGCCGCACCGGACGCCGAGGCGCACGTCGACGAGACCGCGGGCGGCGACGCCGGCCCCCTCGTCCTCGGCATCGAGACCTCATGCGACGAGACGGGCATCGGCATCGTCCGCGGCCAGACGCTCCTCGCCAACGTCATCTCCAGCTCCATGGACGAGCACGCGCGCTACGGCGGCGTCGTGCCCGAGGTCGCCGCCCGCGCCCACCTCGAGGCGCTCACCCCCGCCATCGATGCGGCCCTCGCCGAGGCGGGCGTCACCCTCCGCGAGCTCGACGCGATCGCCGTCACCGCGGGTCCCGGCCTCTCCGGCGCGCTCATGGTCGGCGTCGGCGCGGCGAAGGCGCTCGCGGTGGCCCTCGACATCCCGCTGCACGGCGTCAACCACCTCGTCGGACACGTGGGCGCGGATCTCCTCAGCACCGACGGCGGGCCGGGCATCCCGCTCGAGACCCCGAGCATCGCGCTGCTGGTCTCCGGCGGCCACACCTCGCTCCTCCTCGTGCGCGACCTCGTGGACGACGTCGAGCTCCTCGGCGAGACCATCGACGACGCCGCGGGCGAGGCCTTCGACAAGGTCGCGCGCGTGCTCGGCCTGCCCTACCCCGGCGGCCCGCACATCGACCGGGTCGCGGCCGACGGCGACCCGAAGGCGATCCGCTTCCCCCGCGGCCTCTCCCTCCCCAAGGACATGGAGCGCCACCGCTACGACTTCTCGTTCTCGGGTCTCAAGACCGCGGTCGCCCGCTGGGTCGAGAAGCGGCAGGACGCCGGCGAGCCCGTGCCCGTCGCGGACGTCGCCGCGAGCTTCCGCGAGGCCGTCGTCGACGTGCTGCTCACCAAGGCCGTCGCCGCGTGCGTCGACCACGGGATCCCGCGCCTGCTGCTGGGCGGCGGCGTGGTCGCGAACGCGCGCGTGCGGGAGCTGGCGGCGGAGCGGTGCCGGGCGGCGGGCATCGAGCTGCGGATCCCGCCCCTGTCGCTCTGCACCGACAACGGCGCCATGATCGCGGCCCTCGGCGCGCGCCTCATCGAGTCGGGCCGCGCCCCGTCCGGGCTCGCGTTCGGCGCCGACTCGACGCTGCCGGTCACCGTCGTCCAGGTCGGCTGA
- the alr gene encoding alanine racemase — translation MTDEATLQAPAALRREARIDTGAISANVRALRATTGAPLVMAVVKADGYGHGAVASARAALAGGADRLGVVDIREALALRAAGIDAPILTWMHAPGADFATGIEAGIDLGLNSLRQVREVADAARRVGRTAEVHLKVDTGLGRNGVTPAEWPGVVAEVAALVAEGRIHLGGVFSHLANAGQEEDRAQVRAFHRAVDVVRAAGLEPGIRHLAATAGALRVPEARLDMVRLGIGIYGISPLDGVTSADLGLVPAMTLVGSVVAVKRVPADTGVSYGYTYRTTSATTLALVSLGFADGVPRLASNRAPVAIHGARFRVSGRIAMDQFVVDVGDGVVDGIPVAVGDDAVLFGDPATGAPSVEEWAEATGTIGYEIVARVAGRVARRSDA, via the coding sequence GTGACCGACGAGGCGACCCTCCAGGCGCCGGCCGCCCTCCGGCGGGAGGCGCGCATCGACACGGGCGCGATCTCAGCCAACGTGCGCGCGCTGCGGGCGACCACGGGCGCGCCGCTCGTGATGGCCGTCGTCAAGGCCGACGGCTACGGGCACGGCGCGGTCGCCTCGGCGCGCGCGGCGCTCGCGGGCGGGGCGGACCGGCTCGGTGTGGTCGACATCCGCGAGGCGCTCGCGCTGCGGGCGGCCGGGATCGACGCGCCGATCCTCACCTGGATGCACGCGCCCGGTGCCGACTTCGCCACCGGCATCGAGGCGGGCATCGACCTCGGGCTCAACAGCCTGCGACAGGTGCGCGAGGTCGCGGACGCGGCGCGTCGCGTCGGCCGCACGGCCGAGGTGCACCTCAAGGTCGACACCGGCCTCGGCCGCAACGGCGTGACGCCGGCGGAGTGGCCGGGTGTCGTCGCCGAGGTCGCCGCGCTCGTCGCGGAGGGCCGGATACACCTCGGCGGAGTCTTCAGCCACCTCGCCAACGCGGGGCAGGAGGAGGACCGGGCGCAGGTCCGCGCGTTCCACCGGGCGGTCGACGTGGTGCGGGCCGCGGGGCTCGAGCCCGGGATCCGCCACCTCGCCGCGACCGCGGGCGCCCTGCGCGTGCCCGAGGCCCGCCTCGACATGGTGCGCCTCGGCATCGGGATCTACGGCATCTCGCCGCTCGACGGCGTCACGTCCGCCGACCTGGGCCTCGTGCCCGCCATGACCCTCGTCGGCAGCGTCGTCGCGGTCAAGCGCGTGCCCGCCGACACGGGCGTCTCCTACGGCTACACCTACCGCACCACGAGCGCCACGACCCTCGCGCTCGTCTCGCTCGGGTTCGCCGACGGGGTGCCGCGGCTCGCGAGCAACCGCGCGCCCGTCGCGATCCACGGGGCGCGCTTCCGCGTGAGCGGCCGGATCGCCATGGACCAGTTCGTCGTGGACGTGGGCGACGGCGTCGTCGACGGGATCCCGGTGGCGGTGGGCGACGACGCCGTGCTGTTCGGGGATCCCGCGACGGGCGCGCCCTCGGTGGAGGAGTGGGCAGAGGCGACCGGCACCATCGGCTACGAGATCGTGGCGCGCGTCGCCGGCCGAGTGGCCCGGAGGTCCGACGCGTGA
- the groES gene encoding co-chaperone GroES, producing MSVSIKPLEDRIVIQQVEAEQTTASGLVIPDTAKEKPQEGEVVAVGPGRIDDNGNRVPLDVAVGDKVIYSKYGGTEVKYDGQDLLVLSARDVLAVIER from the coding sequence GTGTCGGTCTCCATCAAGCCGCTCGAGGATCGCATCGTCATCCAGCAGGTCGAAGCCGAGCAGACCACCGCGTCTGGTCTGGTCATCCCCGACACCGCCAAGGAGAAGCCCCAGGAGGGCGAGGTCGTGGCCGTGGGCCCCGGCCGCATCGACGACAACGGCAACCGCGTCCCGCTCGACGTCGCCGTGGGCGACAAGGTCATCTACTCCAAGTACGGCGGAACCGAGGTCAAGTACGACGGCCAGGACCTCCTCGTCCTCTCCGCGCGCGACGTGCTCGCCGTCATCGAGCGCTGA